The genomic segment gtggagtttgcatgttctccccgggcctgcgtgggttttctccgggtgctccggtttcctcccacattccaaaaacatgcgtggcaggctgattgaacgctctaaattgtccctaggtgtgagtgtgagcgtggatggttgttcgtctctgtgtgccctgcgattggctggcaactgattcagggtgtcccccgcctactgcccggagacagctgggatgggctccagcaccccccgcgaccctagtgaggatcaagcggctcggaagatgaatgaatgaaagatgaatcTCTTCCTAGGCTCAGCAGCAATAACGGACATCGGTGGGACGCTCTCGCGATTCGACTGactggaagaaaaaataaaaaataacaccaaaaaaaccccaaaaaaaacaacaactaaggACTGCCTTCAAGGTAAGCGTCCGCTCATCTGTTTTTCCAATGAGCGTTTAcgataaaaaaggaaaatgtatcTCGGTAATAGTGCTCGTCTGCAATTTTACAAGCATGTTACGTCCAGCCGGTGAGTCATAAATCAGTCGGATTTATGACATGAAAGCCTGACCTGGCGCGCCACGGCTAACTCGTCTTTCTCTTTCTGTCATTCGTCTTTTTAGGCCTGCAGGTGGCGCATCGggcaagagagaaaaaagagagCAACTCTCCCGACCAGCCAGCAAAGACTTGTGGCACGTGAGGTGGCGGCAGAAGGGAAAGTCGGCGGGCGGCGCTTCCCCATTTCAGGCAGGATCTTTTCCCTTTCCTTTTGCttttccttccccccccccccctcccgatgttCCGCTCGTGGCCAGAAATGCCGATTGGCTTTTGTGAAAAAGCGGCAGCGCGAGCTCGAGACCCGATTTCTCAAAGCCGCCGACTTTCTCGGCCTCCCTAAGACTGTAAAACCGTCTTCGGGGTGACCTGCGCACTTGACCTTTGCCCTTTTTTGCGACTCTTGACCTCAGTCTTGAGGgaaaccattttgtttttgggatTTTCACGTATTcaagatgatgtttttttttttttcttttcttcctcctttctttttgtcacgccaaaaccaagaCATCTTCAAACAACTGTCACGTAAGAAACGGCACGTTTTGCTCTTTTCAAGCGCATGCCATGATTTGTCCCTGTCCGGAGTTTCTGCGCCTCTTCCCGTCGTTTTGCCGTAGCGTTTAgctgagcacccccccccccaccccacccccgcatGCGTTTTCATGCCCGTTGAGGTCAATCCGGCCTTCCATCCACGGCTAATAGATGTTGGCCGTTTGCTTGGATGCACGGACAGCGTTTCTTCCACGGACGCTCCCATGACGCCATTTTAGCCGGGAGAGAGCTTTCGGGGAAAGGATCCTCGTCGTCGGAAGTGTAACCGAACAACGGCTTTGAAGACGATCCTCCTCCGTTGCCGTCGGACGCTATGGATTGCGACGACTTCATCGTTGTGAATACGCACTGAGGACCGCGGCGTGGAACAACGGTGAGACTCGAGAGCGCACCATGGGCGCGGCACGCGTCAAACGGCGCTTCGGCGCTGCGGCGGATGGGCCAGCGGAAGAGGAGGTCACGAGGTCACGAGGAGGTCACGAGGAGGACGGCGATGCGCGAAGGCAGAGCGCGGCGGGAGAAGGCGGGGAGAGAAGGAGGGGAAGAGGAAGCGCTGGCGGAGGAAGACGGGAAGGCCGGTCCGGGCCGGTCCGGCCTTCCCGCTCTTCCGCCGGCCGCCGCCGGCCCCGAAAGCGCTTTGTGGGCAAGGACGGCCGCTGCAACGTGACCTTTGTCAACATGAGCGAGAGGGGCCGGCGCTACCTGGGTGACCTCTTCACCACCTGCGTGGACATCCGCTGGCGCTGGATGCTGCTCATCTTCGCTCTCTCCTTCCTTCTCTCCTGGCTGCTCTTTGGATTCGCCTTCTGGCTCATCGCCTCGGCGCACGGCGACCTCTCGCTCGGCCCGGCCCCCGCGGGCGGCGGGGAGGCGGCGTCGGAGCGGCCCTGCTTCCTCCAAGTGAACAGCTTCACGGCGGCTTTCCTCTTCTCGTTGGAGACGCAGACCTCCATCGGTTACGGATTCCGAAGCGTGACCGAACGCTGCCCCCTGGCGGTGGCGGCCGTCGTTTTGCAGTGCGTCGCGGGCTGCATTATCGACGCCTTCGTCGTCGGGGCGGTCATGGCAAAGATGGCCAAGCCCAAGAAGCGCAACCAAACGCTGGTCTTCTCCCAGACGGCCGTGGTGGCCCTGCGCGACGGCAAACTCTGCATGATGTGGAGAGTGGGAAACCTGCGCAAGAGTCACCTGGTGGAGGCTCACGTGCGAGCGCAGCTGTTAAAGGTAAGCGGCGGGACGTGCGGCGGGACCCGACAGTCCAACACCCGCGAGAAAGTCTTACCTCGTTGCCATTGAGGGGAACTATGTTGCGGTGACTCGAGAAGCTTCAAATACTAATAATCTGTCGACAACACATTCTTTCCGCGTGATCTGAGACATTGCTCGCTGCTGTTTTCTTTAGCAACAGTTAAAGTAGGCCGAGAACACGAAATGCTAATTTTCTTCGATTTGTCTTAATCAAATATTAACCATATATAACcattttttaaccaatcatatttcagatagcttgtgttgccaggtaaactaaacttgctcgaggccttcagattaaacagagcaggccaagtcagcccggtagtccagtggttagcacatcggcttcacagtgcagaggaatcgggttcgattccagctccagcctccctgtgtggagtttgcatgatctccccgggcctgcgtgggttttctccgggtgctccggtttcctcccacattccaaaaacatgcatggcaggctgattgaacactctaaattgtccctaggtgtgagtgtgagtggttgtttgtttctgtgtgccctgcgattggctggcaaccgattcagggtgtgccccgcctactgcccggagacagctgggataggctccagcacccccccgcaaccctagtgaggatcaagcggtacggaagatgaatgaatgaacaaatcttATAATTCACTCCACAGGGTTTCTGGTAACGGTTCCagttgccattttttaaaaatctgagtgtttttttttgttgctgttgccatggcaacagtcaAGGGTGACGGCAGAAGGCGAGTTCCTTCCACTGGACAACTTGGACATCAACGTTGGCTTTGACACGGGCACCGACCGGATCTTCTTGGTCTCGCCGGTCACAATCGTCCACGAGATCGACGACGAGTCCCCGTTCTTCCGGATGGACCGCAAGGCCCTGGAAAGCGATCGGCAACTGGAGGTGGTGGTGATACTGGAGGGCATGGTGGAAGCCACGGCCATGACCACGCAATGCCGCAGCTCTTATCTGGCCTCGGAAATCCAGTGGGGCTATCGTTTTGAACCCGTGCTCTTTGAGAAGAAGGACCGCTACGAGGTAACGACACGGAGACCTGTTCGGGTGTGGCCACCCGTCTAAACCGCATGTTTCCTTTTTTCCAGGTGGACTACTCATTCTTCCATCGCACATACGAGATCCCAAACACGCCCTTGTGTAGCGCCAAAGAGCTTGCGGAGCTCAAATACATCAAGAGCTCCCGCTCATCATTCTGCTATGAGAACGAAGTGGCTCTGCGACTCCTTCCTCCCGAGGACAGAGCCGACGACCCGGATCCCGAGTGTGCCGCGCCGTCCGACAGGAGGCTGTCGAACCACCTCCACTACACCTGAGAGAAAGAGTCAAATGGAGAGGCCGCGTAGGATGGACTCTACGCCGTCGCCGCGTTGGCTGATTGGTCCTGGCAATCTTTCCAAATCATTGAAAATTTGAGTCTGCTCAGTTTCCGACCTGGCCCATCGCGACTGCAGCACAGCCGTCACGGATGGAACAAGCAACAGCACCCCGTGGTGGCGGTCACTTGCAACTGCAATTCCCATGGACCTTGGAAGGATTTTGGAAGGATTTCCGTGGAATTCGGATGCAGTGAACGGTCGTGTATCCGCCCAGGTAGACCTCAGGAATGTATCTCGGTATGATGCTGATTTATCGTTGTGCTTTTCACATGGTAAGTATGGAcaatacagtgaaccctcgtTTATAACTTACCTTCAGCAActcaacaacataaaacacaaattaatcATGGCCACGTACCGTTTCGCCCTCTAAACAGAAATGTAGGAGTAATGAAAAGAAATCGAAGCTCTTTCCGTATGCACCTCGCGCTTTCGTCTCTCTTCTCACAAAGACGTAACTCCGTCCTTATCGGTCTGAACCACTTCCTGACACTTAATGCAATCCTAAAATGTAACAGCAGGGGGCACAATAACCTAAATAAATGTGGAGTCGTCAGCAAATCACATGCCGGGGGGGAAAAAGGAGAACGTTATAGTACATTCATTTTAATATGACCGTGAATCACGACGGATACagtcaactttattttttacaatgatAAAAAAGCACAATACCTTACtataaaatgaaaccaaagatcTGAACCTGTTTTTGTTGCATACCTAAATTTGGCAACCTATATATTGACGAAGCGCGGAGACTGCTGACAGCCAATCAGGACGCAGAGGCActgtttcaaaataataataataatctgcacTCACAGCGAAAAAAGACCAACCGTGCTTTAGCCAGGGTTCACTGTATATTTTTCGCCGGTTGCCTGTGGTGAGAGAGATCAATTACATGGAGAAACAGTGACAAACTAGCAGCGGTTTGGAGCTTTTCCATGTAATTACTGTCTGCTGTTTAGTGTTGGGGTGGgttgcccgtttttttttttacactatgcAGAAGCCATGACATGATTGTGAGTTTTACTTTGTCATTCGTTCATGATACAGGGAACCCCCGTTTATTGGGTAACATGTTCCTGACCAACCCACGATAGGCGAAAGAGAGatcctacctacctacctacctacctacctacctacctacctacctacctacctacctacccacCTACCCACCTACCTACCCACCTACCCACCTACCCACCTAcccacctacctacctacctacctacctacctacctacctacctacccacatacctacctacctacctacctaccgacctacccacctacccacctacccacatacctacctacctacctacctacccacctacccacctacccacctacctacctacctacccacCTACCCACCTACCCACCTACCTAcccacctacctacctacctacccacctacccacctacccacctacctacctacctacctacctacccacCTACCCACCTACCCACCTACCTACCTCCCTACCTACCCACCTACCCACCTACCCACCTACCCACCTAcccacctacctacctacctacctacctacctacctacctaccatGGGGGTTCACTGTATCTCATTGTTCCAGGATTTTAACCCTGAACGTGTCTTTGTATGTATAAATTATATTTCTTATTTTCCTTCTCTGAAGAAGTGATAAAGAGGTGGACTTGTTCTGATGATATGCCTTGCTTGGGGTTAGTTAGTTAAACCAAATGCCGGTTGTAAACAAATGCATCTGTGTTTATCTCTATTCCATTTCCCCTTTGGATATGTTGCAAGTGGTTCATATGCTTTGACCATTTGTATTGGGGTGGTGCCTTTGAGCGGCATCTGAAGCTGTCCCTTGTGCCGCAGCAGTCATTTGGGGCTTTATTTTGAACAGCCCGTGTTTGTTGTGTTCGCTAGAGCACCAAATGAGGTGAATTTCGCAAAGAGCGAAAATGCCTGAGTAACTGATGCTCCCCAATAAGGTTTTTGATTGTCTGGACACGTCACAAGACGGTGGCaagccattgttttggctaaagGAAGCTCCTCCTCCTTACTTCAAGCTAGTTGTTTGGCTCTaagttgccacaagatggcgccaaagcaatgTTTAGTATTTTGTTATCGCACTAAAAAGCCCAAgagttgtttttgtaatgtgtttttttttaaataacgaaAAGGGCACTGTATAGTTGTATATCATAAATACAAAGTAATATAACGTGGTTGAATGTAGAGAATTGAAGTTTGTGTATCATGATTAATTCACTTTGGCCACCAGAGAGGAGCAAAATACAAGCTTATgtctatactgtacatgaagcaGCCAGTTAGAAAATCTCAGTAAGCTGCTGTAATATTCCTTATTTTTCGCAgaaaataaagaatatatacctgtgagtattgttaaatTGTCATATATGCGGCAAGGGGATAAATCCGTGAATAGGTGATCCCCAAATTGGCGGGGGCCAATGAATAAAGCAGTTTATTCGATCGTTACGGTTGTCACTTGAAATTGTTTCTCCCATTGAACAAACAACCTCCATTGCTATCCTTTCCACTTGAGGAAAACATGGAAGATTAATATCAGTAATGACGCCTTTGCTTCTGCAGTTGGGGAGTTTTTGTACCCTATGTGTTTGAATGTTGTCAATTGTTGCGTCTTGCCATAAACATTTCTCAAATACTGAAAGGCACCCCAAGCAAACATTTCATACCAACCTGTGAGAAAATGCCTTGCACAAACCCACTGACGGAGGTCTGGTTCCCAGTCCGTCCCTTTACAAGTGGCTGCCTTGTCACCAGTCTTTTGCTCTCAACTTTTGTATACAACAAAGATTATGAAAATACTTTAGTCCATAAAGCAGCCATGCATTTAAGTggacaaaaagtttttttttaaatcgtcatAACACGAAATGcaagcaaagcaatgatggAGTAAAAAAATACACTCAAAGTATTTGCGATTCGTTACTCCCCACCAATGAGTACCAGGCAAAAGGCATCTGATTAATACTCGTCAGGACCGTTCAGTCACTCTGGGTGGGTCGGTGTGAATCACGTACGTGAGATAAGCGTGCAACCCGAACAAACTTCAgatcggtgtgtgtgtgaggtcttCGCAGCCGCGTCGTTAAAAACAAAGGGCGCGCAAATCTCCGTACTGTTGCGCGAGGCTGACGCACAGGCACCTGCTGCGGCGCTCCTGTTGGCTGTCGCGCTCGTCGAGTCGCGCTTTAGCCCCGCCCTTCCCGTGTCATCATTGGTCAGCGGCGTCATTGCTTTGACGCCATTCGTCACCGCTTCCGTGTCGTGCCAGTCAAGGGGCGGACGGATGTCACCGAGTCGTCAGGGTGGCTTCACGGCGCCCTTTGTAAGCTTCCCATTGGCGTATCCCTGGACTGGGCCCGAACTTTCGCTTGTCATTGGCGTTCGGACAGGAAGCGTGGCTCTGGGGCTGAAGCCTTACGCTCTGCCCttaccctctctctctctcgctctgtttctatctctctctccctctctctcaccccccttttccctccctccctccccctctctgTCTACTTTATTCCCAAGCAGGACCGTgtgattgtatgtgtgtgtgtgtgtattgaatgtGCGGCTCCACTGGGCTTGAACGGTGCGATGATAAAAGACGCCTCTGCGGTAGGCTACACACCTATCCGAGAGCGAAATCGCCAAGAAACATCCTGAGGACGGTCCTCCGTTGACCTTTAACCGTTTGGAGCACAAGCTGAAGGTACGAGCTTTGAACTGGTGTGTAATTCAAGTTACAAAAGGGAGCCGGTGTGAGCGTCTTGATCGCCTCGTATTTGCGCCTTGTAGCCGGCTAACGCTAGTTGAGGTGGCGTAAGAATGAACGTTGGTGGTGAGGCGTTCACTGGGCTTTTTACCTTTGTTAAAACAAAGACGTgcctcggtttttttttttttttacaaagggaAAGCCACCGGCTGACTGACCGTTTCATTACGCATTGCAGCCGTTGTGACCGGGAGCCGATTGGTGTGCTATTAACGCTTTGTAACGAGACAGAGAAAAAAGTCAGGTATTATTTCACTGCTATGTGTCATTTTTGCCTTCCACATGTCAGTCGGGAAAAGGGCCGCAATCGATCACCGAGGTGTGGTTTTGAGTCGGGGGACATTttcagggtcccccccccccgctatcaCCGCCGAGGTGTGCTGACTGGCTGCCTGCCTGCATGTCATTAGTATTAATAGCTTCATTACAACCCTTGCCTTGCTGATAAAATGCCTCATCATGCACCTTTAAAGCCAACTAGAGGAAGGTGTGTCCGGATCCAATCCCATAccaattaaaaattaattaaattctCTTCACCCTTTCACTCCATCTCTATCTACCAAAGACTCCAACTATTAAATACTTCTTTTATCCAGATCGCGTCTGTGATGTCAGCCAAAAAGAGATCACCTGATTTCAATAGCTCTCAAAATGGCttctaaaaaaatgacaattgaaTGTTTTGACTGGGTGCTTCCACCCCACAACACCTACTCATACTTTCCTTGATTTCTTTCTTCCCTCCTGACCTAACTTCTTGgttttcatttgacattttccacCCTTGCTTCTCAAaacgagattcaaacccagaacctatATGTGCTCACcgcaacatatatatatatgtaaaagaaaaaaatgtgacacccTCACATAGTGATTGGCCTCAGTTCGGGTTGTTGTTTGTTGGGCTGCAGCGTTCAGAATGTTGCTATGGAGGGAAGCTgtttgcctctgtgtgtgtgtgtgtgtcccagtgTCCATCTCTGTGTCCCTGTGACtgcaattgtttgtgtgtgtgtgtgtgtgtaggaacAGGACAAACAAGACGGAATTGTGGACCAATAAGTCCACATCTCCCACGCCTGCCAGCCTCACAAGAGGTTGCACATAGTTGGTTTATGATGACAAGTTTATAGTAGCGGGCACATTCCATCGGATGATTTTCGCATTGTTGAGGACTTTGGATGCAAAATTGACCACTATGAGCAGATGTAGTACCCATTGATAAAATGTGTGCTCAGTGTGCTTTGTTGTTCCCAAACACGGCGGACTTGTCCTTCACAAACCAACCCCGAGCTATTTCATTGCCACAGAGTGACAGACTGTCTGACTGGGTGGTGCTGGCTCTATTGTCTATTCCACACCCTGTCTTATTGTAACAGGTATGGTAGTGGCGGGGTTACAACAAACTTTCTGCCCTGTCATCAACAAACATTGcaggcaaagaagaagaagaaaaaaaaaaaaaagcgaagctTGAGTGTGCGACGCACGACAGGAATCAAGCCTGATGACATACC from the Hippocampus zosterae strain Florida chromosome 5, ASM2543408v3, whole genome shotgun sequence genome contains:
- the kcnj14 gene encoding ATP-sensitive inward rectifier potassium channel 14, whose translation is MGAARVKRRFGAAADGPAEEEVTRSRGGHEEDGDARRQSAAGEGGERRRGRGSAGGGRREGRSGPVRPSRSSAGRRRPRKRFVGKDGRCNVTFVNMSERGRRYLGDLFTTCVDIRWRWMLLIFALSFLLSWLLFGFAFWLIASAHGDLSLGPAPAGGGEAASERPCFLQVNSFTAAFLFSLETQTSIGYGFRSVTERCPLAVAAVVLQCVAGCIIDAFVVGAVMAKMAKPKKRNQTLVFSQTAVVALRDGKLCMMWRVGNLRKSHLVEAHVRAQLLKSRVTAEGEFLPLDNLDINVGFDTGTDRIFLVSPVTIVHEIDDESPFFRMDRKALESDRQLEVVVILEGMVEATAMTTQCRSSYLASEIQWGYRFEPVLFEKKDRYEVDYSFFHRTYEIPNTPLCSAKELAELKYIKSSRSSFCYENEVALRLLPPEDRADDPDPECAAPSDRRLSNHLHYT